The Manduca sexta isolate Smith_Timp_Sample1 unplaced genomic scaffold, JHU_Msex_v1.0 HiC_scaffold_2756, whole genome shotgun sequence genome contains the following window.
ggttgtgcagtcatataaaaatttaaattaatttattccttatttcacgagcctagaaatgaactgctctaaacttttttctcttctcactttatcatgtactgtagtctttatcctaaactgattgaaaagagcaacaccagagtttcttgcccgttcttctctggtgaaaactgctttccaaactggtggtagagttaatattgacagaatctaaataatgtataacattttacagattcaaataaatcatatcatttcatttcatcgaAAAGTCAGCATACAGCGCATGTTCACTCACAATATTTTGGCCGAAGTGCAATGGAGGCCAGGGCCATAGTAAACGGAATTATATGCGAAAAAAATAGGCAAGTATTGCCTACTCATCATAATGCCGGCGCAATAcagagacaaatatttgaacaaacactttgccacacatttaaacacatttacagacactgaccaaattttaatttttatgtcttttacttttaggtttccataatataatcggttctccttcaagcaactcgataactttgaacgctttgatgtgtggttgaaactcagaacaatgacaatgcttgttcttgttctgagggttGAAAAACCGATACTGAATGccaaatacgcaaacatttgacacaaactttgcacaaatacgcaagtacccgtgccaaacatgagttcaaacaagtgttcaaatattttcatagagtaagtaatatactacgtaagaagaggcggcacttagtacattgaatttgagctcacgcacacatacgtgagcccagtagaattacattttgtaccaacattacgcagaaaaatgatacgcaaggctgccaacttactataaatctgctcgtttctaggaacgttccttatttaatcgatattatcgataattttgtatcgacagctttatatcgataaaaattactgaccataaatcttacactggaaaaattatgattgaatttagaatattaaaaataaaacgtccacaatttttaataattccctttatttaattagaaaatacacaatattatcacgtgaatttcttatgtataaattgtataatgtttaggtctcctacttaaaaattcataacactccagttttccgttatttatttccaattttatatggaaattgaaaaattttataccttacagatatgatctttttccgtctaatcaacaattactatgatacaattattgcaagggcaaattcatagatttcacACGTGCCTTTTTGATTAAGTTActaagcatagaattgaaactccataatctaaagtattctcttcaacgactacctgaggttgtaaatttgaattaaatacacatcacttttatgtaatgttttaaatcataatataaattttctgttaccggtgtagatcaagtggatacttagccataaatatgtttgactttgggtacttttgtatgccacaaacctcacatttttttatacgcattaattcttttccccattctcgcacacaaaatcaataaactacacaaatgtaaacagaattagagtcaacatctcggaataataagaatcactatctcgtaacacacactacacaaattccttcaagaagaaatatacacgaaacggaaaagctagctcaactcaacgtattcggcataaaacataacttattattgaacataatcgcaataatacaatttttttgcaaataaacttcaacaatgacaaatctaccgtcaataatggcgacaaattatcaactatcatggtagccaacatactttcaaaatttattggattattatgttggtacaagatgttacgatgagacgtccttttgtcaaccaaaactaaactctatgtaacagcattaagatatataatcattcatcattacacaaaatgttctaagtgtccaccccctgaatatttttgctatgtgtggcttcggcataataatatgataaaagaaAGATTAGAATGGAATCTGCGTTGCGGCAGGCCGATAGGCCTTCCTAGCCACTTAATGCTTGACATGGCAGCACGGTCTTTGACCTTAGGCGGTTCTctgtggaaataataaaaaaaataaaaataaacgtcagTTCGTacttttgtaaacaaataaaatttgactCAGTTATAagtctagtttattggtctctggttaTAAGTTTtagttgtatctaaataaagtgccatttgttaaaaatgaaataaaatgcacAAATCATGTTTGTACGTAATTTTGTAATTACCTATGTTATAAAACTGTTATTGAAActaagttattaattttattctttgcaGAAGACAAGGTACACATTCAATGCCATAAAAAGGCTGAATAGTtctcaaataaaacaatgtactaCTACCATACAATGTCAAAACACAGAAGacgaaaaagaaaaagaattgGAGAGGATAGCCAAAGATGTAAGCTCTACAAATTATGTAATCTTCATGCAATTTTTTACGTTAATAAGTAATGAAAATTACTAAATAAGCTACATAGCATAAATTTACAGCTGATTACAAATTTTCAAGGATTTGTTTGCGTATAGATGTAAATAGAGGTTATTTTGTGTTGTATCACTCTATGTAAAATTGTAGTGGTTTATCTCCTATTTAACATAAATGATCAAGAAATTGTTAAATGCAGCAGCCATTAAAATACTGTGCCAGTCAAGTGATATAACATAGaaacttttatgaaattaaaacaatgagATAACTACACAATAGTCTCGACAGTAGTGAGTTGAATACCATAAGTATAGAACTAAATTTTTTCACAGCCTTtaagttttcattttttttttaggcCTCCATAGACAACCCACCAACAGCATGCTGCCAATCGGGTTGTTCCAATTGCGTGTTTATAGTGTGGGCAGAAGCTCTAGCGAATAAAATGCAAAATGCTAATCCAGAgataagtgaaaaaatattgaaaatggttGACGATCCATCTATGAAAGCATATTTAGAGATGGAACTAAGATTGCGGGGACTGAGAAAATGACTCAGATGTTGAAAATTGACATTAAATGTTGAATAAGTGATATAAGAAATAGAATATTGCAATAATGATAGTTAGATTAgttgataattataaacaaataatgtattaatcTAATGTTAAAAACtctatttagaaatatatatgtaatatagaatggcatattaatttattatgagaTTGTAGAATTGAGTTCATTTTGTTCTAAAACTTATAGTATGTTAACTTGTGCACATAAAGCTAGGCTGGTGTTTTGCAGTATTTTCCCATTGTGGTCTTAGTAAATAgatgtatgtaaataattaaatcctcCCAAATTGGTATAATATCCAAAACACCATTACATACAATTGTTTTATCACTGTGATAACATTTTACTATAACAATGCATTTTAAtatgcttaaaataaaatgcattttacaTGGTAACAGGGCATAATCAAAAGAAGGTGATTCGCCTAAGCGTGCTGGTCCGGGTGCATGTCTTGTTTGCCATCCTGACAGGCTGCTACTGGAGCTATGACTTACAATATTTGCAGCGATTAGGCTGTAAACTTCTAGTATAATTTATTCCCACGACTGGTAGGAAGGGCTGCATTCTATTAGGCGTAAGGACAGCTCtactattttttagatatagtgattaataaaaataaaataaagttatcctCCACCAGACCGCAGTTACTACTGAAGTTACTTACCACCATTTTTTTGTTCCCCTGACCCTTTTAATAGTTCCGGCCTGCGTTTCGTGGTTCGATTGCTAGTTCGCTACGACTACGCGTATCCATCATCGTTAATGTCTCATCGCTAGTGATcgttctgagccgaggttcgtaacgcGTAAGTGGGTTGCCCTCGGCATGGTCGCATAATTTTCAGgagttgcgagcgcctaaagcgctcactcaacagtccggtgtgtttgtataagccgccATTGCAGGTCGTGTAAGAAAAGTAAAGACTgacccccttatttatagacgttatttatctaagaactgctgtgataacaagtccgtttctcagctttgtttatcagacagcttgctgtttgttgagctttgtttatctgaccgCCAACTAGAcacaagttgtatctcaatattagccaatcacaacggccctatgtctacgcactgcgaagggtgccatgccgtcagcactgagaaacagacttgttatcacaggtttgctctgtccttagataaattacatctatgaataagggggtgaaAAATTTATATCGTCGTACACAAAAGTCGAATAGAGACGTACGAGTGTAAaggattttatatttcatattattttctactaatattatgtccaaccgattttaataaaaggtCCTTGAGACGTGTAGCACCCTTTTGCTAGTATACCCTATTTGCTAGTAtgtaatgttgagtaggacataca
Protein-coding sequences here:
- the LOC115441562 gene encoding oxidoreductase-like domain-containing protein 1; the encoded protein is MFKTRYTFNAIKRLNSSQIKQCTTTIQCQNTEDEKEKELERIAKDASIDNPPTACCQSGCSNCVFIVWAEALANKMQNANPEISEKILKMVDDPSMKAYLEMELRLRGLRK